A stretch of DNA from Streptomyces xanthii:
CGCCCGGCTCCGGCACGGACTCGACGGCGCTGTCGCCGGGAGTGACCCGCTCGGGCAGCAGCGCGAGCACCGCCTGCCGGTGCGTCTCGCTCGTCGCGTCGTCGTACGGGTCCGAGGTGGCCGGCACCTGGAGGCGGTGGACGGGGCCCGTGCCGAGGCGGGCGTAGCCGCGGCCGGCCGGGACGTCGTCCGCGGGAGTGGTCCGCGGCAGCGTGCCGAGGACCTCGCGCATCTCCTCGTCGCAGGCCGGGCCGAGCAGCACGCGCGCGCGGGTGTGCTGCCGCACGGGCTCGCTCAGGGCGTCGAGGCTGTCGAGCTGCTCGGCGACGACGACCGTGACCCCGGCCGCCCGGCCGTGCCGCAGCGGGACCTGGAGCAGCGTCTGCGGGTCCGTGCGCCCGTCGGCCGCCGCGAGGTGCCCGAGGGCGCCGGGGCGGTCGAGGAGGATCCACAGCGGGCGTCGCACGTCGTCCGGCACCGGGTGTCCGGCCTGCCGGGCCCGGTTCGCCGCGATGAGCCGGCGCTCCGTCTCGTGCGCGGCCCATTCGAGGCTGGCGAGCGCGCCCGCGAGGCCGCACTCCACGGCGAGCACCCCGGAGCGCCCGACCAGGCACGCGTAGTCGCCCGTGCCGCCGCCCTCGACGACCAGCACGTCGCCGTGGCGCAGCGCCTGGAGGGCGACGGAGCGCATCAGGGAGGTGGTGCCGCTGCCGGGGCGGCCGGCGATCAGCAGGTGCGGCTCCGTGGAGCGCGGCCCGGTGCGCCAGACGACGGGCGGCACGTCGCGCTGCTCGTCGCCGTCCAGGACGGGGAGCGTGCGCTGCACGGCGGTCCCGTCGGTGAAGCCGAGCACCGTCTCGCCGGGGGAGGTGACGAAGTGCTGGGCGGCGATCTTGGTGGTGAGCGGGGCGAGGACGGTCACCGTGAGGTGGTTGCCCTCCTCGTCCCACTGGAAGTGGTACTCGCGGCCCCGGCCGAGCTTCGCGTGGAGCAGCTGCTCGATCCGGGCGCGGGACTCCGCCTCGCCGTCGGTGAAGTAGGCGGGGTAGCGGATCGAGAGCCGGTCGAAGCGACCGTCCCCGTCGAAGTCGTACGTCTCGAAGGCCTGCTCCCAGGCGCCGCCGTGGGCGTACAGGGGGCTCGGGTCCTCGGGGACCGAGAAGTACGGGACGAGTGCCTCGTAGACCGCGCTCAGGCGCTGCACCTGCGAGGCGTCGGGGCCGGTCTGCACCGGCGGCTTGGGGTCGCGGCCCTTCCAGCCGGCGGCCGCCATGAGCGCGATGAGCGCGAGCAGCGGCCCGTACGGGATGAACACCACGACCAGGATCACGGCCCCCACCAGGAACAGCAGCGGTCCGCGCTTGTCCTTGGGGGTCTCGACCCACTTGCGCCGCCCGGCGGCTGCCAGCCGGCGCAGTCCACGGGTGACCGTGATGAGGGGATGGAGGACGTCGGTGGCGCCGTCGGCGGCCGTCCGTGCCATTTCCCGGCTCCGGGCGATGGATGCGCTGCCGGTGCTCAGAATGCGGGGGAGTGGACGCCTGGCCACGTCGGTCTCCTGGGGGTGAGTGCGGGTGGGTGGGCCGTCAGAACTTGATCCCGCCGAGCAGGCTGGCGAGGCTCTGCCCGCCCGCCTTGATGCTCGGGGCGATGGCCGTGCCCGCCAGGTAGAAGCCGAAGAGGGCGCAGACGAACGCGTGTGAGGCCTTCAGTCCGTCCTTGCGGAAGAACAGGAAGACGATGATGCCGAGCAGCACGACGCCCGAGATGGACAGGATCATGAGGGTTCTCCTGGTTGGTGGGGACAGTCACCATGAGTACTTCCAGGCTCACAGCATGTATCTATACGACAAAAGGTGCAAACGGGTGGAAATTTATTCATTTCACCCGTTCGATGCCTCGCGGGGTGAGACGGGGCCGGGGTGTGGGGACTGGTTGATCTTTGCCTCGACGGGGTCGGGTCATGTACCCGGACGGGCAGTACCCTGGCGATTCACTCGTACGGCCGCACGGCCGTACCAGGCACGAATGACGAAAGGCGGTCCGGCAGATGAGCGAAGCCCCCGACCCCGAGGTCGTGGAGCTGGCCGGCAAGATCTTCGACCTCGCGCGCCGCGGTGACGCCGACGCGCTCGCGAAGTACGTGGACGCGGGCGTTCCGGCGAACCTGACGAACGACCGGGGCGACACGCTCGTCATGCTCGCCGCCTACCACGGGCACGAGGACGCCGTCCGGGCCCTCGTGGCGCGCGGCGCCGACGTGAACCGGGCCAACGACAAGGGCCAGACCCCGCTCGCGGGCGCCGTCTTCAAGGGCGCCGACGCCGTGATCCGGGCTCTCCTGGACGGCGGCGCCGACCCCGCCGCGGGCACTCCTTCGGCCCTCGACACGGCCCGGATGTTCGGTAAGGCGGAGCTCCTGGAGCTGTTCGGAGCGTCCTGACGCACCGGCTTTGACCAGGCACGACGGGGGTGCAGGAAATGTGGTCGCGGTGGGTGGAACCGCTGGGTCATGATGACGGCGTGATTTACGGACGCGACGGCGGGGCAGGTGGTGCCCACGTGCCGCGCGGCCCGTAACCGGCCCGGTTCCGGGCCTTGGACGAGAGGCAGAGAGATGGTCTACAGCAAGCAAGAGACGGCGGGCGCTCCGACGTGTTGTCGCGTGACCAGGTAGTTGCAGGTTCCCGGTTGCGTCGACGCTTGATGTGAGGCTGTTTCCCATGTTCGAACCGGTCATAGCGCCCAGCGGTACGCTGCTCGGCCTGCTGCAGAGGGGCCGCGGCGACGGCACCCTGCACGCGCTGACGGCACCGCGGGACGAGGCGCTCGCGGCTCTCAATCACTGTGTGCTGAGCGATCCCCGCCACGACTGGCAGGTGGAGAACCGCTCGCTGTACTACGCCCGTCTCTACCTCGACCTCCACGGCGAGCTCGGGGAGATCGAGGCGCACCTCTTCGACCCCGAGGACCTCGTCGACACCGACGAGTCCCGCACGGGGCTCGCCCTCGCCGTCCTCGGCCACCTCGCCTCCTACGGCAGGCGGGACGCGCTCGAACTGCTCCGCAGGTACGCGGCGTTCGGCGGGAACTGGACGTGGGCGCTCGACGAGCTCGCCCTGCGGGACGACGACGCGGGCCTGCGCGCCCTCGCCGTGCCCGTCCTCGCGCGCTACCCCGAGCACGCCGAGGCCGAGCTCGTGGCCGCCGTGCGCGACGCCTTCGAGCCGCGCCCCTGGCGGCTGTGGGCCGAGGACCCGCGCCCCGAGGTCGGCGCCCGCGTACGGGCCGCCCAGGAGGCCGGCTCCTTCGACCGCTGGCAGCGCCAGATGCGGCCCGCCGGACCCCGCCCCGGGTGGAGCGTCCAGGCCGTCTTCGACTGGGCGCAGGAAGGCCTCGACCGCGGCGCGCTGCTCCATGTGCCCGCCGCCCGCTGCCTCACCGCCGTCGCCGGCCCCGAGGACCGGCCCGAGATCGTGCGGGCCGCGCTCCACGGCCACGACGGAGCCCGCTGCACCGCATTGCGCTACCTCGCCGACGCGCATGATCCCGAGGTGCTCGACCTCGTCGCCGCCGCCGTGGAGAGCCCCTCCCGCACGGTGGTGGACGCAGCCCTCGACGCCTTCGAACGGATGCGCAGCGTCGCCGCCGTCGAGCGCGCCCGGCAGTGGGCCCGCCGCCCCGACGCCCTCGGCGCCGCCGCCGGCCGCGTGCTCGCCTGCAGAGGCGCCGCCCAGGACGGCGAGCTCGTCCTGTGGGCCCTGCGCGAGGCCGTCCGCGGCGACGGCTACGACGCCCCCACCCTGTGGCCCCTCGTCGACGGGGCGGGCCGCCTCGGCATCGCCTGCGCCGCCCCCGTGCTGCGCCACGTCTACCGCGAGACGGCCTCGTCCCATCTGCGCGGCCGCGCCGCCCGCGCCCTCGCCGCCACCGATCCCTCCTTCGCCGCCGGCTTCGCCGTCGAATGCCTGTGGGACTGCGAGGAGTCCACCCGCGAGATCGCCGCACGGCACGCCGAGACCGGCGACGCCCGCGTCGTCGACCAGCTGCGCCGCCTCGCCGCCGATCCGGCCGAGGAGGCCGAGGTGCAGACGGCCGTACGCAGCCGCATCGGCCCCGACGCACCGGCCCTGTGAGCCGCTGAGACACAGGAGGTGGCCCGCCGGTCGGGGGGGCCGCCTCCTGGCGTTTCCCGGGGCGTTCCCCCGGGCCGCGCAACGCTCACGGGACGTTCCTCGCCAGGAAAGATCCACGTCGACGCGACCACGTCCGGCCCGGCGACAACACCCGTATGCGTGTCGTCATCGTGACCGAGTCCTTCCCTCCCGACCTCAACGGTGTGGCGCACTGCGCCCTGCAGACCGCACGGCACCTCGCCGCCCGCGGACACGACCCCCTCGTCGTCGCCCCGGCCACCGCCGCCGGGCCCGAGGCGGACGCCGGCGCCCCCTGCCCGGTCGTCCGCGTCCCGTCCCTCCCGCTGCCCGGCTACCCCCAGGTCCGCGTCGCCCTCCCCAGCCGCCGCATCGCCCAGGCCCTGGTCGCACACCGGGCCGAACTCGTCCACCTGGCCGGCCCGTTCGTGCTCGGCGTGCGCGGCATGGCCGCCGCCGTCCGGCACCGCGTCCCCGCCGTCGCCGTCTACCAGACCGACCTCGCCGGCTACGCCCGCACCTACATGGGCGCGGGGGAGGGCACGGCCTGGCGGCGCCTGCGGAGCGTGCACGCCGCCGCCGACCGCACCCTGGCCCCGTCCAGCGCCGCCCGGCGCGACCTGGAGGCGCACGGCGTCCCCCGCGTACGCCTGTGGCCCCGCGGCGTCGACTCCGTACGCTTCCGGCCCGAGCGGCGCGACCCCGCCCTGCGGGCCCGGCTCGCCCCCGGAGGAGAACTGCTCGTCGGCTACGTGGGCCGGCTCGCCCCCGAGAAGCAGGTCGAACTCCTCGCCCGCACGTGCGCCCTCGACGGCGTACGGGTCGTCGTCGTGGGCGACGGGCCCAGCGAGACCCCGCTGCGCGCCGCGCTGCCCGGCGCGATCTTCCTCGGCCGCCGCACCGGCGACGAACTCGCCCGCCTCTTCGCCTCGTTGGACGTCTTCGTGCACACCGGCCCCTACGAGACCTTCTGCCAGACCGTCCAGGAGGCCATGGCCTCCGGAGTCCCGGTCGTCGCCCCGGCCGCCGGCGGGCCCCTCGACCTCGTCCGCCACGGCGGCACCGGGCTCCTCGTGCCGCCCGGCGACGCCGACGCCGTGCGCGACGCCGTGTGGTCCCTCGCCGCCGACCCCGCCCTGCGCGCCGCCTACGGGAGCGCGGGCCGGGCCGCCGTCGCCGGACGCACCTGGGAGGCCGTCGGCGACCAGCTCCTGGAACACTACGCCGAAGTGCTCCACGCCCGCGCGGCGGTGGCGGCATGAGCGGCGCCCTGCGGATCGTCCGCCTCGCGAACTTCGTCGCCCCAGCCTCGGGGGGCCTGCGCACCGCCCTGCGCGAACTGGGCGCCGGGTACCGGGCCGCCGGACACGAACCCGTCCTCGTCGTCCCCGGTGAACGCCACACGGATCAGGACACCGCACAGGGCCGCGTGATCACCCCGCCCGGTGCCCTGCTGCCCGGCACCGGCGGCTACCGCGTCCTGACCGACCGGCGGCGCACCACCCGCCTCCTCGCCGGCCTGCGCCCGGACCGCCTGGAGGTGTCCGACCGCACGACCCTGCGCTGGACCGGCGAATGGGCCCGCCGCGCGCGCGTGCCCGCCGTGATGGTCTCCCACGAGACCGCCCACGGCGTGCTGCGCACCTGGGGGCTGCCCGAACCCGCCGCACGCCGTGCCGCCGACGCGCTCAACTCCCGCACGGCGCACGCCTACGCGCGCGTGGTGTGCACGACGGAGTGGGCCGAGCGGGAGTTCGTCCGGATCGGCGCGCGCAACGTCGTCCGGGCGCCCCTCGGCGTCGACCTCGCCCACTGCCGGCCCGAACGCCACGACGCCGCGGTCCGGGCCCGGTACGCGCGCGAGCACGAGATCCTCCTCGTGCTGTGCACCCGGCTGTCCGTCGAGAAGCGCCCCGGAGTCGCACTCGACGCGCTGGCCGCGCTGCGCGGCGGCGGGGTCCCGGCCCGGCTCGTCGTCGCGGGCGACGGGCCGCTGCGCGCCCGGCTCGAACGGCGTGCCGCGGCCGGACACCTGCCGGTCGCCTTCCTCGGGCACCTCGCCGACCGGGCCGCCCTCGCCGCGCTCCAGGCGAGCGCGGACGTCTGCCTGGCACCTGGCCCCGCCGAGACCTTCGGCCTCGCCGCCCTGGAGGCCCTCGCCTGCGGCACCCCCGTCGTCGTCAGCGCCTCCTCCGCCCTCCCGGAGGTGGTCGGCTCGGCGGGCGCCGTCGCCGCCGACCACGGTGCCGCGTTCGCCGAGGCGGTACGGGAGGTGCTCGGGCGCCCCGCGCGGGTCCGCAGGTCGGCGGCACGCGCGCGGGCGGAGTCGTTCGGCTGGGACACGGCGGTGGCCGCGTTCCTGGCCGCGCACGACGCGCCGGTGCGGGTCGCTAGACCAGTACGCGAGGTGATCGGGGCCGCTCTGCGGACGGCCGACGTCCCGGAACGGAGGGCGGCGTGAAGGCCCTGCGGTACGCGGCGC
This window harbors:
- a CDS encoding glycosyltransferase, which translates into the protein MSGALRIVRLANFVAPASGGLRTALRELGAGYRAAGHEPVLVVPGERHTDQDTAQGRVITPPGALLPGTGGYRVLTDRRRTTRLLAGLRPDRLEVSDRTTLRWTGEWARRARVPAVMVSHETAHGVLRTWGLPEPAARRAADALNSRTAHAYARVVCTTEWAEREFVRIGARNVVRAPLGVDLAHCRPERHDAAVRARYAREHEILLVLCTRLSVEKRPGVALDALAALRGGGVPARLVVAGDGPLRARLERRAAAGHLPVAFLGHLADRAALAALQASADVCLAPGPAETFGLAALEALACGTPVVVSASSALPEVVGSAGAVAADHGAAFAEAVREVLGRPARVRRSAARARAESFGWDTAVAAFLAAHDAPVRVARPVREVIGAALRTADVPERRAA
- a CDS encoding glycosyltransferase family 4 protein, with the protein product MRVVIVTESFPPDLNGVAHCALQTARHLAARGHDPLVVAPATAAGPEADAGAPCPVVRVPSLPLPGYPQVRVALPSRRIAQALVAHRAELVHLAGPFVLGVRGMAAAVRHRVPAVAVYQTDLAGYARTYMGAGEGTAWRRLRSVHAAADRTLAPSSAARRDLEAHGVPRVRLWPRGVDSVRFRPERRDPALRARLAPGGELLVGYVGRLAPEKQVELLARTCALDGVRVVVVGDGPSETPLRAALPGAIFLGRRTGDELARLFASLDVFVHTGPYETFCQTVQEAMASGVPVVAPAAGGPLDLVRHGGTGLLVPPGDADAVRDAVWSLAADPALRAAYGSAGRAAVAGRTWEAVGDQLLEHYAEVLHARAAVAA
- a CDS encoding HEAT repeat domain-containing protein — its product is MFEPVIAPSGTLLGLLQRGRGDGTLHALTAPRDEALAALNHCVLSDPRHDWQVENRSLYYARLYLDLHGELGEIEAHLFDPEDLVDTDESRTGLALAVLGHLASYGRRDALELLRRYAAFGGNWTWALDELALRDDDAGLRALAVPVLARYPEHAEAELVAAVRDAFEPRPWRLWAEDPRPEVGARVRAAQEAGSFDRWQRQMRPAGPRPGWSVQAVFDWAQEGLDRGALLHVPAARCLTAVAGPEDRPEIVRAALHGHDGARCTALRYLADAHDPEVLDLVAAAVESPSRTVVDAALDAFERMRSVAAVERARQWARRPDALGAAAGRVLACRGAAQDGELVLWALREAVRGDGYDAPTLWPLVDGAGRLGIACAAPVLRHVYRETASSHLRGRAARALAATDPSFAAGFAVECLWDCEESTREIAARHAETGDARVVDQLRRLAADPAEEAEVQTAVRSRIGPDAPAL
- a CDS encoding ankyrin repeat domain-containing protein, which produces MSEAPDPEVVELAGKIFDLARRGDADALAKYVDAGVPANLTNDRGDTLVMLAAYHGHEDAVRALVARGADVNRANDKGQTPLAGAVFKGADAVIRALLDGGADPAAGTPSALDTARMFGKAELLELFGAS